The Ensifer adhaerens genome contains a region encoding:
- the bfr gene encoding bacterioferritin: MKGDKKVIEQLNEALYLELGAVNQYWLHYRLLEDWGYTLLAKKERAESIEEMQHADKLVARIIFLEGHPNLQTVAPLRIGQNVKEVLKADLAGEYDARTAYKKSRDICHAAGDYVSMKLFEELLADEEGHIDFLETQLELLDKIGEEKYGQLNAAPANEAEAD, translated from the coding sequence TTGAAAGGCGACAAAAAAGTCATCGAGCAGCTTAACGAAGCGCTCTATCTCGAACTCGGTGCCGTCAACCAGTATTGGCTGCACTACCGCCTCCTCGAAGACTGGGGCTATACGCTTCTCGCCAAGAAGGAGCGGGCCGAATCCATCGAGGAGATGCAACATGCCGACAAGCTCGTCGCGCGCATCATCTTCCTTGAAGGCCATCCCAACCTGCAGACGGTCGCGCCGCTGCGCATCGGCCAGAACGTCAAGGAAGTGCTGAAGGCAGATCTCGCCGGCGAATACGACGCCCGCACCGCCTACAAGAAATCCCGCGACATCTGTCATGCCGCCGGAGACTACGTCTCCATGAAGCTCTTCGAAGAGCTGCTTGCCGACGAGGAAGGCCATATCGACTTCCTCGAAACCCAGCTCGAGCTGCTCGACAAGATCGGCGAAGAGAAATACGGCCAGCTCAATGCCGCTCCGGCCAACGAGGCCGAAGCCGACTGA
- a CDS encoding (2Fe-2S)-binding protein, with protein sequence MLVCSCNFITEKEIEDTIIGLLDEDCWQLIVPAKVYHAMEKRGRCCGCFPNVVDIIIRTTEQYHAHRDSTDAEIFDFMTRLRQFHDDNRRADLERRQKSHRAA encoded by the coding sequence ATGCTGGTTTGCAGCTGCAATTTCATCACGGAAAAAGAGATCGAGGACACGATCATTGGTCTCCTCGACGAGGACTGTTGGCAGCTGATCGTGCCGGCGAAAGTCTACCACGCGATGGAAAAACGCGGCCGTTGCTGCGGCTGTTTCCCCAATGTCGTCGACATCATCATCCGCACCACCGAGCAATATCACGCGCACCGCGACTCGACGGACGCAGAGATATTTGATTTCATGACCCGCCTCAGACAATTCCACGACGACAACCGGAGGGCGGATCTTGAAAGGCGACAAAAAAGTCATCGAGCAGCTTAA
- a CDS encoding RNA pyrophosphohydrolase: protein MSKDKKLKADDLPYRPCVGVMVLNRAGLVWAGHRIAVGNSEYDGSPQQWQMPQGGIDKGEDPLKAAYRELYEETGMSTVSLLAEAPGWINYDLPEHLIGIGLKGKYRGQTQRWYAFRFEGEENEIAINPPPGGHEPEFDAWEWKPMRDLPELIVPFKRKVYEEVVAAFAHLAP from the coding sequence ATGAGCAAGGACAAGAAACTGAAGGCGGATGACCTTCCCTATCGCCCCTGTGTCGGGGTGATGGTGCTGAACCGGGCGGGCCTCGTCTGGGCCGGTCATCGTATCGCCGTCGGCAATTCCGAATATGACGGCTCGCCGCAGCAATGGCAGATGCCGCAGGGCGGCATTGACAAGGGAGAGGATCCGCTGAAGGCCGCCTATCGCGAGCTTTACGAAGAGACCGGCATGAGCACCGTCTCGCTGCTGGCCGAAGCGCCCGGCTGGATCAACTACGACCTGCCCGAACATCTGATCGGTATCGGCCTCAAGGGCAAGTATCGCGGCCAGACGCAGCGCTGGTATGCCTTCCGCTTTGAAGGCGAGGAAAACGAGATCGCCATCAACCCGCCGCCGGGCGGACATGAGCCGGAGTTCGACGCCTGGGAATGGAAGCCGATGCGCGACCTGCCGGAGCTGATCGTGCCGTTCAAGCGCAAGGTCTACGAGGAAGTGGTTGCGGCTTTCGCGCATCTGGCGCCGTGA
- a CDS encoding divergent polysaccharide deacetylase family protein, with product MGTDLNAPLGQNRRAKPVSKRNPQRTLGFSLAGLCIAAVIGISAWNTLSPDGLRRDSASPVVTAEKAKSPGDKASNPASGQTGVGSGTMAPGTAYSGADVERTLTDDGSTVTTFSPRSRDGKGPALINVGPIRGQDPRMAAMPNDDLLEESPAGRLPIIGPDGLRPLDQYARPWSGARGTRIALVVGGLGLSQTGTQKAIRDLPGEVTLGFATAGNSLQRWMQEARRSGHEILLQLPMEPFDYPANDPGPNALRVGLGEKKNLAELHRNLAEITNYTGVMNYLGGRFLSDADALEPVMRDLGKRGLLFLDDGTSAQSLSGKLAGAFDVPHGFADLTLDSELSRNAILKKLDELERIARRNGTAIGVASAFDESVGAIASWIGEAQGRGIEIVGVSALVKDPQQN from the coding sequence TTGGGAACTGATCTCAATGCTCCGCTCGGCCAGAACCGGCGGGCCAAGCCAGTGTCGAAGCGCAATCCCCAGCGAACGCTCGGGTTTTCTCTTGCCGGCCTTTGCATCGCCGCGGTGATTGGCATTTCCGCCTGGAACACGCTTTCGCCGGACGGTTTGCGGCGTGATTCCGCATCGCCGGTCGTAACGGCCGAGAAAGCGAAGAGCCCAGGCGACAAGGCATCCAACCCGGCCAGCGGCCAGACGGGCGTCGGCTCCGGAACGATGGCACCGGGAACGGCCTATTCCGGCGCCGATGTCGAGCGCACGCTTACCGACGACGGCTCCACCGTCACGACGTTCTCGCCGCGCAGCCGCGACGGCAAGGGACCGGCCCTCATCAATGTCGGTCCGATCCGCGGCCAGGATCCGCGCATGGCGGCGATGCCCAATGACGACCTGCTGGAAGAAAGCCCCGCCGGACGCCTGCCGATCATCGGTCCCGACGGGCTGCGGCCGCTCGATCAATATGCGCGCCCCTGGTCGGGCGCGCGCGGCACACGCATCGCACTTGTCGTCGGCGGGCTCGGCCTCAGCCAGACGGGAACCCAGAAGGCGATCCGCGACCTGCCGGGTGAGGTGACGCTCGGCTTTGCCACGGCTGGAAACAGCCTGCAGCGCTGGATGCAGGAAGCGCGCCGCAGCGGCCATGAGATCCTGTTGCAGCTTCCGATGGAGCCGTTCGACTATCCGGCCAACGATCCAGGCCCCAATGCGCTGCGCGTCGGCCTCGGCGAAAAGAAGAACCTCGCGGAACTGCACCGCAACCTCGCCGAGATCACCAATTATACCGGCGTCATGAATTATCTTGGCGGCCGCTTCCTGTCCGATGCCGATGCGCTGGAGCCGGTCATGCGCGATCTCGGCAAGCGCGGCCTGCTGTTCCTCGACGATGGCACCTCGGCGCAGTCGCTGTCCGGCAAGCTTGCCGGCGCCTTCGACGTGCCGCACGGCTTTGCCGACCTGACGCTCGACAGCGAACTCAGCCGCAACGCGATCCTGAAGAAGCTTGATGAACTCGAACGCATCGCGCGCCGCAACGGTACCGCCATTGGCGTCGCTTCTGCCTTCGACGAGAGCGTCGGCGCGATTGCCTCCTGGATCGGTGAAGCGCAGGGGCGCGGCATCGAGATCGTCGGCGTTTCCGCGCTCGTCAAGGATCCGCAACAGAACTAG